A window of Pseudomonas monteilii contains these coding sequences:
- a CDS encoding lysine transporter LysE — protein MNSTTLVLFLPACFALNLAPGPNNLLSISNATRYGWGCSCLAGVGRLVAFALMIALASAGLAVVLQTSEAIFQAIKVGGGLYLLYLAYRLWQADTVAGGEASGCSSSNLWGLARQEFFVAAGNPKAILIFTAFLPQFVDPAQEVGRQLALLGALFLVLEAVAIGLYAYMGLHLRRWMTEPAGRRRFNRGCAVLLSLAASLLLTARRT, from the coding sequence ATGAACAGCACGACCTTGGTACTTTTCCTGCCCGCCTGCTTCGCGCTGAACCTGGCCCCAGGGCCGAACAACCTTCTCTCGATCAGTAACGCGACACGATATGGATGGGGTTGCTCCTGCCTGGCAGGAGTGGGCCGGTTGGTGGCCTTCGCGTTGATGATCGCCCTGGCTTCTGCAGGGCTGGCCGTCGTGTTGCAGACCTCGGAAGCAATCTTCCAGGCCATCAAGGTGGGCGGCGGGCTTTACCTGCTCTACCTGGCTTATCGGCTGTGGCAGGCAGACACCGTAGCCGGGGGCGAGGCTTCCGGGTGCTCGAGCAGCAACTTGTGGGGGCTGGCACGGCAGGAATTCTTCGTGGCAGCGGGCAACCCCAAGGCCATTCTGATCTTCACGGCGTTCCTTCCCCAGTTCGTTGATCCTGCACAAGAGGTCGGTCGTCAACTGGCCCTGCTGGGCGCGCTATTTCTGGTCCTCGAGGCTGTGGCCATCGGACTGTATGCCTACATGGGGCTGCACCTACGGCGCTGGATGACCGAGCCCGCAGGGCGCAGGCGTTTCAACCGCGGCTGCGCAGTGCTGCTGTCACTGGCCGCCTCGTTGCTGCTGACGGCGCGACGCACCTGA
- a CDS encoding DNA polymerase II (Has polymerase, DNA-binding and 3'-5' exonuclease activities. In Aeropyrum pernix this protein is sensitive to aphidicolin and stable at 95#C), whose translation MEWQQGFVLTRHWHDLPEGTVVTFWLATDTGPRCVRLAPQTSVAFIPLEQRELTLAVVGDEPGVELKPLALRDFVRRPVFGLYCRHYRQLLALEHRLRAAGVDVFEADVRPPERYLMERFINAPVRFTGTLQADGSLGDAVLRPDPDYRPTLRVVSLDIETTAQGDLYCIGLEGCGQRQVYMLGPPTGSTNDPGVELIYRATRAELIECLDQWLQQHDPDAIIGWNVVQFDLRLLHKHAVNLQVPLRMGRDGSVLQVREQGQHGHANISAVGRLLIDGVEALRSATWNFPSFSLENVSRTLLGEGKAIATPYHRMDEINRLFAEDKPGLARYNIKDCELVTRIFAHTGLMAFLLERATVTGLPVDRSAGSVAAFSHLYLPAMHRQGFVAPNLGSQPDLPSPGGFVMDSRPGLYDSVLVLDYKSLYPSIIRTFLIDPVGLVEGLADPDPAQAIEGFRDAWFSRTRHCLPHIVERVWQGREAAKRDGNAPLSQALKIIMNAFYGVLGTPSCRFFDARLASSITLRGHQIMHQTRALIEARGLEVIYGDTDSTFVCLRQALDEDEAMRLGHTLVTEINQWWRDHLRQTQQLDSALELQVDTHFRRFLMPTIRGAEEGSKKRYAGLTRQGDTEDTLVFKGMESVRTDWSPLAREFQRELYGRIFRRQPYQAYVCEYVRQTLAGEHDDLLVYRKRLRRPLADYERNVPPHVRAARLAEAFHAGLGRPSAYKKGGWISYLMTLAGPEPLDHHPSPIDYEHYVSRQLKPIADAILPFVDDDFTALTGQQMPLF comes from the coding sequence GTGGAATGGCAGCAGGGTTTCGTCCTCACCCGGCATTGGCACGACCTGCCGGAGGGCACCGTGGTGACCTTCTGGCTGGCCACCGATACAGGCCCACGCTGTGTGCGTCTGGCGCCTCAGACCTCGGTCGCGTTCATCCCGCTCGAGCAGCGCGAGCTGACCCTGGCCGTGGTAGGCGATGAACCGGGTGTCGAGCTCAAGCCGCTCGCATTGCGCGACTTCGTCCGTCGTCCGGTGTTCGGGCTGTATTGCCGCCATTACCGGCAACTGCTGGCCCTCGAGCATCGCCTGAGGGCCGCGGGTGTGGACGTGTTCGAAGCCGATGTCAGGCCGCCCGAGCGCTACCTGATGGAACGTTTCATCAATGCGCCCGTGCGCTTCACCGGGACGCTTCAGGCCGATGGTTCGCTCGGCGATGCCGTGCTCAGGCCTGATCCCGACTATCGCCCGACCCTGCGTGTGGTGTCGCTGGACATCGAAACCACCGCTCAGGGCGACTTGTACTGCATTGGCCTGGAGGGCTGCGGACAGCGGCAGGTCTACATGCTCGGCCCGCCCACCGGATCGACCAACGACCCGGGCGTCGAGCTGATCTACCGCGCCACCCGCGCCGAGCTGATCGAATGCCTGGATCAGTGGCTGCAGCAGCATGACCCCGACGCGATCATCGGCTGGAACGTGGTGCAGTTCGACCTGCGTCTGCTGCACAAGCATGCCGTCAACCTCCAGGTGCCCCTGCGCATGGGGCGCGACGGCAGTGTCCTGCAGGTGCGCGAGCAGGGCCAGCATGGGCACGCGAACATCAGCGCCGTCGGGCGGCTGCTGATCGATGGGGTCGAGGCCCTGCGCTCGGCCACCTGGAACTTCCCGTCCTTCAGCCTGGAAAACGTTTCGCGCACCTTGCTGGGCGAGGGCAAGGCCATCGCCACGCCCTATCACCGCATGGACGAGATCAATCGCCTGTTCGCCGAGGACAAGCCAGGGCTGGCGCGCTACAACATCAAGGACTGCGAGCTGGTCACCCGGATCTTCGCCCATACCGGCCTGATGGCGTTTCTGCTCGAGCGTGCGACGGTGACCGGATTGCCCGTGGATCGCAGTGCCGGCTCGGTGGCCGCGTTCAGCCACCTGTACCTGCCCGCGATGCACCGCCAGGGTTTCGTCGCGCCCAACCTGGGCAGCCAGCCGGACCTCCCCAGCCCGGGCGGTTTCGTCATGGATTCACGTCCTGGTCTCTACGATTCGGTCCTGGTGCTGGACTACAAGAGCCTGTATCCCTCGATCATCCGGACCTTCCTGATCGACCCGGTCGGCCTGGTCGAAGGGCTGGCCGACCCAGACCCGGCGCAGGCGATAGAAGGGTTTCGCGACGCCTGGTTCTCGCGCACCCGGCATTGCCTGCCGCACATCGTCGAGCGCGTCTGGCAAGGGCGCGAGGCAGCCAAGCGCGACGGTAACGCGCCCTTGTCGCAGGCGTTGAAGATCATCATGAACGCGTTCTATGGCGTGCTCGGGACGCCCAGCTGCCGGTTCTTCGATGCACGTCTGGCGTCGTCCATCACCCTGCGCGGGCACCAGATCATGCACCAGACCCGTGCGCTGATCGAGGCACGCGGCCTGGAAGTGATCTATGGCGACACCGACTCCACCTTCGTGTGCCTGCGCCAGGCCCTCGACGAAGACGAAGCGATGCGCCTGGGGCACACGCTGGTCACCGAGATCAATCAGTGGTGGCGCGATCATCTGCGCCAGACCCAACAGCTCGACAGCGCCCTGGAGTTGCAGGTCGACACGCATTTCCGTCGTTTCCTGATGCCGACCATCCGCGGCGCCGAGGAGGGCAGCAAGAAGCGCTACGCCGGGCTGACACGCCAGGGTGATACCGAGGACACGCTGGTATTCAAAGGCATGGAGTCGGTGCGCACCGACTGGTCGCCCCTGGCGCGGGAGTTCCAGCGCGAGCTGTACGGCCGGATCTTCCGCCGCCAGCCTTACCAGGCCTACGTGTGCGAATACGTGCGCCAGACCCTGGCCGGGGAGCACGATGACCTGCTGGTGTACCGCAAGCGGCTGCGTCGCCCCTTGGCGGACTACGAGCGCAACGTGCCACCGCACGTGCGCGCCGCGCGCCTGGCCGAGGCCTTCCACGCCGGGCTGGGACGGCCCAGTGCCTACAAGAAGGGCGGCTGGATCAGCTACCTGATGACGTTGGCCGGGCCTGAGCCCTTGGACCATCATCCGTCGCCGATCGACTACGAGCATTACGTGTCACGTCAGCTCAAGCCCATCGCCGACGCCATCCTGCCCTTCGTGGACGATGACTTCACGGCGCTGACCGGACAGCAGATGCCGCTGTTCTGA
- a CDS encoding MFS transporter, producing MTLFRFNADTRLILLGALLFTFMAASSAPTPLYARYQHAWGFSTFWLTWVFAVYAFALLAALLVGGRFSDHMGRRVVILAAVGMEAGALALFHQAQGLVDLILARALQGWATGIATSALGAALLDSDPRRGPWLNSLAPLLGMAAGALGCGLLVTFAPAPLQRVYEVFFGLFLLLGIGMSGLPDVLPPRPGLLASMRPRLAVPPQARTMLWRVLPIELAVWAVGGFYLSLMPGLIKAATGTPSVLVGGAVVAGLTLSGAACLHGGRHWPCERLLRLGSGALCTGALVLWLAVTSGYLGLFALGTLVTGIGFGSGFLGATRSLFPLAEPDQRAGLLAAFYVLSYLAFCVPVLLVSALVSWLGLTGAAQLYLGGIVLLALLGGWMLKTPRLPRPA from the coding sequence ATGACTCTTTTCCGCTTCAATGCCGACACACGCCTGATCCTGTTGGGCGCCCTGCTTTTCACGTTCATGGCCGCCTCCAGCGCGCCGACGCCCCTGTACGCCCGTTATCAGCACGCCTGGGGATTCTCGACGTTCTGGCTGACCTGGGTGTTTGCCGTGTATGCCTTTGCGCTGCTGGCCGCGCTATTGGTGGGCGGTCGGTTCTCGGACCACATGGGGCGCCGCGTCGTCATCCTAGCTGCTGTCGGGATGGAAGCCGGCGCGCTGGCGCTGTTCCACCAGGCCCAGGGCTTGGTCGATCTGATTCTGGCCAGGGCCCTTCAAGGATGGGCTACCGGTATCGCCACCAGCGCGCTGGGTGCGGCGCTACTGGACAGCGATCCACGGCGCGGCCCTTGGCTCAACAGCCTGGCACCGCTGCTGGGCATGGCGGCAGGCGCGCTGGGTTGCGGCCTGCTAGTCACCTTTGCGCCGGCTCCCCTGCAGCGGGTCTACGAAGTGTTTTTCGGTCTCTTCCTGCTACTGGGCATAGGGATGTCAGGGTTGCCTGACGTCTTGCCCCCTCGCCCGGGCCTGCTGGCGAGCATGCGCCCACGGCTGGCAGTGCCACCTCAGGCGCGTACCATGCTATGGCGTGTCCTGCCGATCGAACTGGCGGTCTGGGCCGTCGGCGGCTTCTACCTGTCCTTGATGCCGGGCTTGATCAAGGCCGCTACAGGCACGCCGTCGGTGCTCGTTGGCGGTGCGGTCGTGGCAGGCCTGACCCTGAGCGGCGCGGCCTGCCTGCATGGAGGGCGGCATTGGCCCTGCGAACGTCTGCTCCGGTTGGGCAGCGGTGCGCTATGCACCGGCGCACTGGTGCTCTGGCTGGCCGTGACGAGCGGTTACCTCGGGCTGTTCGCACTCGGCACCCTGGTCACCGGCATCGGTTTCGGCAGCGGCTTCCTGGGCGCCACGCGCAGCCTGTTTCCCCTGGCCGAGCCTGACCAGCGCGCAGGCTTGCTGGCCGCGTTCTATGTGCTTAGCTACCTGGCCTTCTGCGTGCCGGTCCTGCTGGTCAGTGCCCTGGTTTCCTGGCTAGGCCTGACAGGCGCGGCCCAGCTGTACCTGGGAGGCATCGTACTGCTGGCCCTGCTGGGCGGCTGGATGTTGAAGACGCCTCGCCTGCCTCGCCCGGCGTGA
- a CDS encoding TetR family transcriptional regulator, whose translation MTTKHSRPGGRSARVQQAIHDAVRALLDEQPRDALTVPLIAARAGVTPSTLYRRWGNLPSLLADVDLQQLRPDVPPEDTGSLRGDLTLWLERYVDDLVSRPGQAMLRDALMATDMGCAVRCTEPTRERLTILLERAQARGEPAPSIDRLMDGLIAPLIFRTLFGGEHPDVALQQRLLDRALSPGKEAEPAEDLP comes from the coding sequence ATGACGACCAAACACTCCCGCCCAGGCGGCCGTAGTGCCCGCGTGCAGCAGGCCATCCATGACGCGGTCAGGGCCCTGCTCGACGAGCAACCCCGTGACGCGCTGACCGTTCCCCTGATCGCCGCCCGCGCCGGCGTGACGCCTTCGACCCTCTACCGACGCTGGGGCAACCTGCCGAGCCTGCTGGCCGATGTCGACCTGCAACAGCTCCGGCCCGACGTCCCGCCTGAAGACACGGGTAGCCTGCGCGGGGATTTGACCCTCTGGCTGGAGCGCTACGTCGATGACCTGGTGTCGCGACCCGGACAAGCCATGTTGCGGGATGCACTGATGGCCACCGACATGGGATGTGCCGTTCGCTGCACCGAGCCGACCCGCGAACGTCTGACGATCCTGCTCGAGCGCGCGCAAGCCCGAGGTGAGCCTGCGCCTTCGATCGACAGGTTGATGGATGGGTTGATTGCGCCGTTGATCTTCCGGACCCTGTTCGGGGGTGAGCACCCGGACGTGGCGCTTCAGCAGCGCCTGCTTGACCGGGCGCTGAGCCCCGGGAAGGAGGCCGAGCCTGCCGAGGACCTGCCCTAG
- a CDS encoding DNA polymerase V subunit UmuC, translating to MRSDQVFALIDCNAFYASCERVFRPDLAKVPIVVLSNNDGCVIARSSEAKPYVQMGEPFFQVRSKLRKHGILAFSSNYALYGDMSERVMCIIESMVPATEVYSIDECFADLTGITENLTQFGRRVRARVLQCTSIPVGVGIAPTKTLAKLANHTAKRLMSHTGGVVDICDPFKRDWVLRNTAVNEVWGIGRRMTAHLQGMGIKSAMDLARADARLLRKTFSVVVEKTARELTGTPCLGLDEAEPPKQEICCSRMFGRRLEALAPIEQAVATYVARAAEKLRAQGSVCKRMRVSIRTGMFNPDEAHHAQGVLVELPYPTCDTLLMTRLATEALARIYRPGCRYSKAEVLLMDLRQPGEFSGNLFAPKQSEACDRLMGVMDAINGRWGRGTVRTASVPASPDWGMQRAMMSQSYTTRIDQLWKVRC from the coding sequence ATGCGCAGTGATCAGGTATTCGCGCTGATCGACTGCAATGCGTTCTACGCAAGCTGCGAGCGCGTTTTTCGGCCCGACCTGGCCAAGGTACCCATCGTGGTGCTGAGCAACAACGACGGCTGCGTCATCGCGCGGTCTTCCGAAGCCAAGCCCTACGTGCAGATGGGCGAGCCGTTCTTTCAGGTCAGGTCGAAGCTGCGCAAGCACGGCATCCTCGCGTTCAGCAGCAACTATGCGCTGTACGGCGACATGAGCGAACGGGTCATGTGCATCATCGAGTCCATGGTGCCCGCCACCGAGGTCTACAGCATCGATGAATGCTTCGCCGACCTGACGGGCATCACCGAAAACCTGACGCAGTTCGGTCGCCGTGTGCGAGCCCGGGTGCTCCAGTGCACCAGCATACCCGTGGGTGTCGGTATCGCACCGACCAAGACGTTGGCCAAGCTGGCGAACCATACCGCCAAGCGATTGATGTCGCACACCGGCGGCGTGGTCGACATCTGCGACCCTTTCAAGCGCGACTGGGTGCTGCGCAACACCGCGGTCAACGAGGTATGGGGCATCGGTAGGCGCATGACAGCGCACCTGCAGGGCATGGGCATCAAGAGTGCCATGGACCTTGCTCGGGCCGACGCCCGGCTGCTGCGCAAGACATTCAGCGTGGTCGTCGAGAAGACCGCCCGCGAGTTGACCGGTACACCGTGCCTTGGGCTGGACGAGGCCGAGCCACCGAAGCAGGAGATCTGCTGCAGTCGAATGTTCGGACGACGCCTGGAGGCGCTGGCGCCGATCGAGCAGGCAGTGGCCACCTATGTCGCACGCGCTGCCGAGAAGCTGCGTGCGCAAGGCTCGGTGTGCAAGCGCATGCGCGTGAGTATCCGTACCGGGATGTTCAACCCGGACGAGGCGCACCACGCCCAGGGCGTGCTGGTGGAGTTGCCATACCCGACCTGCGACACGTTGCTGATGACGCGCCTGGCCACCGAGGCGCTCGCCCGCATTTACCGGCCGGGCTGCCGGTACAGCAAGGCGGAGGTGCTGCTGATGGACTTGAGGCAGCCTGGCGAGTTTTCGGGGAATTTGTTCGCGCCGAAACAGTCGGAGGCGTGTGACCGACTGATGGGTGTGATGGATGCCATCAACGGACGCTGGGGGAGGGGGACGGTGCGAACGGCAAGCGTGCCGGCATCGCCGGACTGGGGCATGCAGCGGGCGATGATGAGCCAATCCTATACGACGCGGATAGACCAGCTCTGGAAGGTCAGGTGTTAG
- a CDS encoding glyoxalase, protein MGSQHLVLLYVNDTQASCAFYERLLGQKAQSVFPSYVSFALSQEMALGLWSISARDFKSGGSGHRGEIAFLVDTRAHVESLYHQWTEQGVRIEQPLHEAVLGLTFVAVDPDDHRLRVCMPD, encoded by the coding sequence ATGGGTAGTCAGCATCTGGTTCTGTTGTACGTGAACGACACGCAGGCAAGCTGCGCTTTCTACGAAAGGTTATTGGGACAGAAGGCGCAATCCGTGTTCCCGAGCTACGTGTCCTTCGCGTTGAGTCAAGAGATGGCGCTGGGGCTGTGGTCGATTTCGGCCCGTGACTTCAAGAGTGGCGGCAGCGGCCATCGCGGCGAGATCGCTTTCCTGGTGGACACGCGGGCACACGTGGAATCGCTTTACCACCAGTGGACCGAGCAAGGCGTGCGCATCGAGCAACCGTTGCACGAAGCGGTGCTCGGGTTGACCTTCGTGGCCGTGGACCCGGACGATCACCGGTTGCGGGTCTGCATGCCTGACTGA
- the rpmJ gene encoding 50S ribosomal protein L36 (smallest protein in the large subunit; similar to what is found with protein L31 and L33 several bacterial genomes contain paralogs which may be regulated by zinc; the protein from Thermus thermophilus has a zinc-binding motif and contains a bound zinc ion; the proteins in this group do not have the motif), whose protein sequence is MQVLSSLKNAKLRHRDCQVVKRRGRLYVICKSNPRFKARQGGVKKRG, encoded by the coding sequence ATGCAGGTGCTGTCATCTCTCAAGAATGCCAAGTTGCGTCACCGCGACTGCCAGGTCGTCAAGCGTCGCGGTCGGCTCTACGTGATCTGCAAGTCCAATCCTCGCTTCAAGGCCCGTCAAGGCGGGGTCAAAAAACGCGGCTGA
- a CDS encoding peptidase S24 — MTITYLGTPTGGTTKLPLYSFHVPAGFPSPAADHLEGHISLDELFAIRAPHVYLVKVEGDSMQGAGIYSGDLVIVDRGREAEHDDIVIAAVNSEPVCKRLYRRDGVVVLKSENPAYADRYILEGDDLVIWGVVRYSVRDHAQ; from the coding sequence ATGACCATCACCTACCTAGGTACGCCAACCGGCGGCACCACCAAACTGCCTCTCTACTCCTTCCACGTGCCGGCTGGTTTCCCCTCGCCGGCGGCTGACCACCTCGAAGGCCACATATCGCTGGACGAGCTTTTCGCCATCCGTGCCCCCCACGTCTACCTGGTGAAGGTCGAGGGGGACAGTATGCAGGGTGCGGGCATCTACTCCGGCGACCTGGTGATCGTCGACCGTGGCCGTGAAGCCGAGCACGACGACATCGTCATCGCGGCGGTGAACAGCGAACCGGTGTGCAAGCGTCTGTACCGCCGCGATGGGGTCGTGGTGTTGAAATCCGAAAACCCAGCCTATGCCGACCGCTACATTCTGGAAGGCGATGACCTGGTGATCTGGGGCGTGGTGCGCTATAGCGTGCGCGATCATGCGCAGTGA